One window of the Arthrobacter sp. D5-1 genome contains the following:
- a CDS encoding GNAT family N-acetyltransferase, whose protein sequence is MIRIDLDDPARPDVHQLLSEHLADMFATSPAESVHALDHSALSHESITFWTAREDGVLLGCGALKTLSAGQAEIKSMRTAASARGRGVATLMLGHIVAEARVRGFERLSLETGTEDYFAPARRLYARHGFTECPPFGDYTLDPNSVFMELAVSPK, encoded by the coding sequence ATGATCCGCATTGATCTTGACGATCCCGCACGCCCCGATGTCCACCAACTCCTCAGCGAGCACCTGGCCGACATGTTCGCCACGTCGCCCGCTGAGAGCGTGCACGCGCTGGACCACTCGGCGTTGTCACACGAATCCATCACGTTCTGGACGGCACGCGAGGATGGTGTGTTGCTGGGATGCGGTGCGTTGAAGACGCTCTCCGCCGGGCAGGCCGAGATCAAGTCCATGCGCACTGCGGCCAGCGCGCGGGGACGCGGAGTGGCCACCTTGATGCTGGGGCACATCGTGGCCGAAGCCCGTGTGCGAGGGTTCGAGCGCCTGAGCCTGGAAACGGGAACCGAGGATTATTTCGCTCCGGCCCGCCGGTTGTATGCCCGGCATGGTTTCACCGAATGCCCGCCTTTCGGGGACTACACCCTGGACCCGAACAGTGTGTTCATGGAGCTCGCCGTCTCACCCAAGTGA